Within the Malus sylvestris chromosome 4, drMalSylv7.2, whole genome shotgun sequence genome, the region TACACATTGGCTAGGGATGGGATTGGGTAGAGTCCATTACTGCACATCCCTTTATAGAGCACCATCCTTATGGCTTTGTCCTGGATCCAAAAATAGAAGCTTCAAAGATAAGCCAACAATTATTATCCCAATAGATTCGATGTATTGATAGGAGATTCAGTGTTAATTTGGGACATTTAACACATAATTCAGTTTTATATGATGTATAGATGGTTTTAGAGCAGTACTACCAATTTGAAATACatgcaaaccttcaccattggcaGTTTGGATGACTTCATAATGGAATATGGAGAGGCTAGAGATAGGTTGGAGAGATCAGCAGTCATATGATTCGTTGCGCCAGAATCAATTATCCACACTTGTGAATTAGATGAAGATGCTACTGGAGGAGATGGGTGTGTCACCATAGTATAGAAAGCCTGCATTGGTCCTTGAGACTAAAGTAGTTGTTGGGCATGAAAATGTGATGAAGATCCTTGCTATAGATAAGAAGACATCTGAGAATATAGATGCCCTTGTTGTGGATAAGAAACTATTTGAGAGTGAGATGAACTTTTGCCAGCACTAATATAGTTATGATCTTTTTCATTGTAGAAGCAGAACCATGTACTATGATTAAATCTGCCACAAATATGACATCTTAACTTCGCATAAGAATTTGATGGACAGAAAGGCACATAATGGCCATCACTGTTGCAAAGCTGACAGGATAGTAGTGGTGGAGCAGAAGGACTGGATTGTTGCTAATGCGGAAATGAACCAAGAACACCAGGGCTTAGAGTTTAGAGAACATGAGTTTGAGTGAGAAAGTATGGCCTGGATGAATAATTCATGTTATTATGATGAAACCTGCCTTTGCCCTTGTTTTTGTGAGCATTGAACTGCTTGAATCCACCAGATACAAAATTAGATTGATTAAGTGCCCTCTAAGATGAATTATTTACAACCATAGCGGTCATAAATGGCGCATTGATAGTAGATTCCAAAATAGCTTCTTTATCAAGTAATTGTATCCTAAACTCTTTTAGAGAGATAACATTATCACGCCCCCTTATTACTGTTCTAAATGTATTATACTCTGGTGGCAAGCCATTTAACACTAGAATGACAATATCTTCATAACAAAATACACCCCAACAGCAGAAAGATAATCTTTAGCCTCTTTGATTTTCTGCAAGTATTGAGCAGCAAAATCGGATCCCTTTTTAATTGTTTGCAGATTGGACTTCATTTGGAATATGCTAGTCTTGGAGACAGTGGAGAACTGTTCTTGCAATCGAATCCAGAAATCCTTAGAGCTTGTACTGCCAATAGCACAAGATATAGCCATTGGACTCAAAGAAGCAGTGAGTAATTGCATCAGAGCTTTATCATGcatcatccaaatcaaatacTCATCACTATCAGAAAAAGTCATTGAATTTGAAGAATTTACACCAAAATCTCCAGATTGTGGGAATGTCGAGGACGACAGGGATGAGTGCCGTCAACAAACCTTAGAATTCTATTACTCTCAAGCAGTAATTTCATTTGAAAATGCCAATTGAGATGGTTCGAATCATCCAACTTAACATTCATAAATGTAGAAATTGATGAAACTAGGGCAGTTATTGGGGATTGAAGAAGTTGAAGTTGAGAAGTAGTTACCATCGTTGTTGAATTACACGTTGTACATTAACCAAATTTCTGCAGAAACTCACTGAGACAATGCATCAAACTCCTGGAGTGCAATAATTAAAGAAGGCGATGACCCAACCAGATCATAGTTACAGAGCACCAGGGAACAAGATAACCCTAGAAATCAGAGAAGACGAAGTCAAATTGATCAAGAAACTCGTTCAAGAAGCAAGAATTCAAAGGAAGACAAAATGTTGGAGCTACGGAAGACTCGGATCGAAGAAGCTGATCAATCTTTAATGGCGATTGATACCATATTAACCTACAGAAAATGTAGCGAGAGAAACAAAAGATTCGAGAAATTCTAGAGAAAGAAGTAGAAAACAGAAAATTTCGATATATTGATTTTCTTCATTGCTAAGCAATCTCATACAATAGTATTTATACACTTCTCAATATTCCTAACAAACTGATTAACTAACTCTCTAATCTGAACACAAGTGGCAGTATCTCAGCCACACAATATATGTCTATCACATAGTTGAGCCTAAACACTTCTAACaatgcatcattccacttcggCTGCAAACGAACAGATAATTAAATTATGTGACGCGATGAATAGCATTTATGTGatcacaaacatttctcatacaTGTGTCGTATATGTCTAAAATACTTCTACTAAACCAAAACGTTCTAACACTTTGACTTGCTAAGCAAGTAATGAATCAGCATCTTACATTCTTGTTAAGCATAAAGTCAAAATGTACCTGTTTCAGAAAGCCAGCTTTAAATGCTCGAGTGACCTTCAAATAACCTTTCACTCTGTCATTCATTATCGCAGATGCATCATCGGGATGctcttttttattctttgaaCTTCCTACAATTTAAAAGACATTAATTAGTCTCAAGATTAACCACCAAGATagataattaaaaacaaaatgcacTTCAATTATATAATGTATTTACCTCCTCCACATATGTGCTATGATCCATGGTGAGCTGAAGCGCAGTCAAATGTTTTAAACTGTAACTTTCATCAGCATTTGACGAATCAAATGAAGGCTCATCTTCACTTATCCGATCTAAGTTCCGCCGAACGGTTTGTTCTGACTTCCGAGCTAAAACAACCTTATTGTCCCCAACGTTCAACAAGTAAACATCATCTCCCTTCATCAGCATTACCAAAACACAAGAACCCATCAAAGCCAACTCAGGATTCTCAGTCACCATCTTATCTGCAGtgtccaaaatgcatcctttatCTTCCTCAATGCCTCTTAAAGTGCTTGAAGAACATCTGAGGGGTTGACACCCGCCACACCAACCGACTCTGGACGCTTTAAATTATGCTGTAACTTCCGATCAAGCACTGGCCTTTCTCTATCCCATTCACACTTCCACCTCCTCTAAGTCCCCTCTAACTTATTTTCCAACACATTACTCTGTTTTCTCAGTGAATTAGCATTTTCATCCATTTCTCCATTTTCTAACGCATAATTCCCCTAGTCAACTCCATCAGGCATCCGATTCCCCATTTGGGCTCGATTAGTTTCCTTCAACGAACTTGAATCCACATTCGTGTTCAATGAATTTATCTCTGCGTTTTCGATTTCAATTTCGAACTTGTCATTCCAGAGCAACCCTTTGAGTTCCTTTGTGCACAACATAGTAAAGATTGGAAGGCAAGTAATCAGGAGCACCAGGGCCATTAAACCCATCATAAATCCCCACGAAAACCTAGCCATGTTCCTCCGAAACAACCACATGAACTCAATCCTCGCCGGCTTTCCCTTGAGCCCATTGAAGATTCTGGCTTCCTATCGAGTAATGTCCACTCCCACCATCCTCATTATCATTACTCAAACTCACATGGCTGCTCAAATTAGTACTACTGCAAGTCCTATTCTGATTCTCCCCTACCTTCTCTAAATCCGATTCTTTTACCAAAATGCTGCTTTTCAACTGAGAAATGCTCGATTTCTGCCCCCAAATCACGACGCTTGAAATCGCTCTTCTAATAATCTTCATCAAGCTTcttattttgggttttgtttcaaTGCCACTCTTTTTCGATCGGACCCGAATACATCCCACGATCAATTGGGCTAGACAAGTAGCTTCGCTCTATCGGACCCGACAAGAAGCCTATCTCGATCGGAGCCAGCCCCGAAACTCCCTGGTACGACTTCCGAGGAACCGGCTGCAGAGGAATGGAGGCGAACGAGATGGAGCTCTCGAACTTCGCCGCCCGATCCAGCCTGCTCTGTACGGGTAGAGCTTGCAGAGAGAAGTTGAGAGCATCATGAATGTGTTGGCACTGACGGAGGTGCCGGAGATTGACCGAAACGTCATTGTTGGCGGGTTCAGCTCTTCGGACGAGACTTTGGACAACGTCGTATTGGAGGAGTCGGGCCGGATGTAGCAAAAGGAATGGCCCAGGCCCTCGTCAAGCGGGTCCAACGAAACGACGGAGTTGTCATGTCGCTTGGGAGATTTCCCCGGCGTTGCAGAAACAACGACCGGCTTTTTCGACGATGTTTCCCATTCGAGATGAAACAAACAAAatggaaagaataaaaaaagaacgAATGAAATGAATTGGATTTTTGATGATTTGATTGTTTGATAGGTTTAGAATTAACCGTCCATGGTTAGAACTCAATTAACAGCTCAAGCAGATGAGGGAATGAGGGGAAGTCACAAATAAATGTGTCTTGTTTtgggaaggagagagggagacaggtggagagaaaggagagggaaAGACTTGACCTTTTTAAAGGTGTGGGCTTTCAGCTTATTTGTTtacttatttatatattttttttcttcctttgagaccaactccaatggtgggctaaaagccaaattaccccccaaaatTTCCCCCCAAACCCAATCCAACCCAAGGGGAAAATTTGGGCTAAATGCTAAATGCTAAACTAATGCCAGATTCCCCCCAAAATTTAGCCTAGAAAtcagaatttaaaattttcaatatttatcataatttaatttttttttagattaaaatgttcataaaattaatttaggatagtctacatattttttttaaattaatttatccacaaaaatagcctaaattcattctttaataattccaggctaaaattttaggttaGAATGGTTGGagcaaaaaaactgtttctggattaaaagctaaattttccaggctaaaatatttggcttttagcccaaccatTGAAGATGGTCTGAAATGgtgtttaaataaataaaaataggtTTTGTTTAACCTTTAAATATTTATAAAGGGGGTTGACGATGAGTTgggattaggggtgggttcggttccgTTCGATTCGGTTTTTGGCCGAAACcggaaaccaaaccgaaattactatttggttcggttcggttttgatttttttcagtTCGGTTTTGGCTCGGTTCGGtttatttcatgatttttttttctttgaagttggagcttgAAGCACATGCTTCCCTGCCTTGAGCATCCCCAGTGGGAAATCAACTTGCAACATCCTGTAACAACCAAAGGACAAGAAAAATGAGCTATGATAAATGGAAAAAATATTAAGTAACATGGAATCTAAATTTGCAATAACGATATTCTGAGATCAATAATGAACTACGCATTTTAACCAAATCCAAAAAGTAGCAAATGAACATCCAATACTTAAACAATTACCTGTTGATGCTCAACTAAGCTTACCTTTGACTTTGTCTGTCCTTGGCTTCAATTCCTTGCTAATGCTCACAAGACTCTGTTCCTCTCCTGTTAACCTAGTTGTAATCTGATAAGGATTCAAAAGCCCGGGAGTATCAAACAACTTGGTATGACCAGAAAGCCAAGAATTAAACCTTGGATTCAAAAACCCacaatttattcttttttctAGTTCACCAGAAAaccaagagagagagggagagggagagggatggTTTATTCGGCTAGGGTATAACtttgggggagagagagataggaaTTGGGAAATATGGTTTTTTTGGGCTAGGGTTAAAGAAAAGTTGGGATTGGATGAAAGATGGGAATTGATAACTTATTAAACAATTATGAGCCAATTTATATAAATACCCTACGCATGATGATATTAGCAAGAAAAAACTTGATGTCAGAATGGTTTACGGGACAGATACTCAATCAAGTGGTAATGGGTTCGAACCCCCTTGggtatatttttttgtatttttaataactataatatattttggttcgattcagtttggtttggttttcgaacctcaaaaaccgaaaccgaaccaaccatttttggttcggttcggtttgacagtttcggttcagtttttttctATCTCAGTCCggtttttttcgattttcgattttttgaacccacccctagttggGATGGTGTGTCCTTTGAGTCCTTGAGTAAAAGCCTGTGGTATTTTGAGTAAAAAAAGTaataaatttattgattttccaAAGTCAACAAGTCAATAGCCAGACAATGGTAATTCATATAGGCGGTTGTTGAGTTTCTATTTCATTATGTAAAGATGGATGACATGCACGAATGACTTTGTTATTGAAAAGttaaaagaaggaaaatttcaGAGACATCACATGAATTGTTCAGTCGTTGCGCAATTATTgcatcaacaattttttttgaaaactaattAGTTGAAGTTTACACCGTTTAACACTTTGGTACCTCCGTCCACTGTCATTCACGTTTTTGTTGAATAATGGTCATTTGACAAGCATGAGGGTCATTTTTTAAGGGTATTCTAGTCAATTAAACTACTAGACCCTTttgaaatcaattttcatcaatttttttcaaGCCCTAAAGCCCTATTTTCTCTTTACTCAACTCTTATTACGTGTTTGCTGAAATGGAATTGTATTGAAactattttctcttttcttgcatttactagcacagatggaaaaaaaaatgtgtgatttCACATTAAAGTCAGTTATTCAATACCTGAAAATCAAGGTTGGATCAATTAGGATAGCTAATTGATCCAATGCCCATGACTTCATTCTCTTTCTGGATTTATGACATTTCTCATTCTAAGTAagtatgtcacagcccgttccaaattattatattcgtggctgtgaatggacgaaattgcccttaagaaatactaaatttgtGAAGCTCAGGTTGctaattatctaggttcctatgtttgaaaataaaatggaatttaataaggatgaaacttagatttttaggttaaaatgttaaagtttggtgtttggagattggaataaggaccacgtgggatccccacatccctcaaaaccctcctcatttcccgttcactgtctttctctctcctccttcacgatttctcactctctctgtctctctccttcgaactcacacggaccaccaccaaaaccaccctaaatctataccaacgtcaagtttgagaccaccattggaatcctgaggacttcacgatcacgttggtatccatttcaggtaagttttacttcggaaaacctagattctaaactccccatgaaagtgcactgttcatgagctttgaattggttacgTTTTAGGCTAAAACAAGGTCACAGCGAGTTTAgtaaggtcccaaggaagctcggagtgcttcgttggaagtttttggacgtaagaacacggagatcgacaagttcaaaatttggccggagctttcgaggcgttttccggcgaatccccggcgagttaggagtcgaggtaggtatcaatctcttcgtctcgtcaagtactacaactttcctttttgtttcactcaatttcgttgagtattgaagaagttatactcatttgaaaaatacccagtttccggcgacctccgaggctttcgaggcagtttccggccaaaccacggcgaactaggtgttgtgcaaggtaccattctctttgtatcttcaagggctacaactttcgtttttgaatcacttgatttcgttgagaaatgacaaagttatggcaatttgaaaaactgttcagaaaacggccgccggaaaaaccagtccggcgacccaaggaagaagaaggtgctacagtaaaaataaaaaataaaaataaaattattttaaaaatatgtcgacgtccgtgacgtcgagtagatcactgtggtatattaatatacctaaattgaacaccgtatgagaaagttattgaagattgttggttaggtgttcaaataacgttttatagttttcacatttaggtgaaaatgtgaattaatgatccgaccgttggatcatcaccaaactttgatacgttatagtacgtaatatttgaggattattggaacttacggattgggaatccgagttacggatcttccggaattggaattgtaagtccataatataaaatgttaactgtcacttagttttggaaattgacggaaatccaaccgttggatggtaatgaaattttaggatgttatcctagagatatattgtggacctctggaagttatggatttaaaatctgagtggcagatcttccggatcgaactacgtagtgacgtattttatataagttaaatattctatcgatatgaattctgaggttggatttgattactattctaggcggcgatcgtcgtgacgccttgatgtgtggtgctagggagttgttggatgaactccaggtgagtgggcagttttgttttccgtatatatatatatatatacttaacgttttcccagaaattgaaaatgcatgaaattatgtttaaaatgaaatgcatatgagttatgtggaaaaacgggaagtgaaataccatgcatagaattgatatgaaaagtatatagaaatgtgagttgaaatgccatgcatgaattaatatatgatgcatatgtatgaattggtgcggtggacgcacaggtaagaattgatttatgatgcatatgtatgaattggtgcggtggacgcacaggtaagaattgatttatgatgcatatgtatgaaatggtgcggtggacgcacagatgagtatttaattactgttatgatgatgatgatatatattgagctcaaatcctgcaccatggtttagtgcttatagtattcaccgcatcgcacgctcgccttggatccaagtagatgctagtcgtacagtccacgcggagtgggtacgacagaccagtcgcgagagtgttagtgagattccgactggtgggtgaccttagattatgtgcacagatgatttatgagaagcactagagcgtaacttgtgtgcagaaggccggacgggtcacagaggtgactccggtagagtgataatgatagattttgagctctaggttcaaccgtatagggctattagagggcctacggttgattactttcttgcacctgatatgattatgttgatgcattcataccttattactgttgagatgatgtggcatggcataattaatatgagaaatgttgagatgacatggcatggcatgattgataaagagataatgttgagatagtaaaaatgaagttttgagaatatatatgtatatttatattttacatttctgggaaagtatacaggttttacggagaggggttacaacgttttgagaaatgtttggatttggaaaagaattgttttactgacccactcaattttggttttgcgcccctccaggttcaggaatcacaaaggtgtggtgactacgaggaattcgacggtgttctgacagattggacaaaattaggactcaccttcgggtgtatcaacttataaattgtataattaaagcttccgtactgtacaaatggttacgtcactctcacgtgacggccagcatgccctccttcgggacggggtgtgtcaaagtAAACATGTCATTATTTGAAATCAAATACCCTAAAATAATAATGAAACAATTGTAATTCATGCAGGTGTTTGTTGAGGTTCTGTGTCACTTTACACAGTCTAGCAATAAAAATTATGCAATGACAAGCATGCATGAATGTTTGTAATTAAAAACTTTAAAGAAAAGGTAATTTTAATAAATATCACGTGAACTATTCTATCGTTTTGCAACTAGTGCACCAATTAACAAAACAATTGTAATTCATGCAGATGCTTCTTCAAAAACTGTTACTGCAAAATCAAGTAACAATGGCATACATGCATAAATGACCTTGTGATTTTAAacatttctttttaaattactaAGACAACTTTcattacaataaaaaattagtACAAGGCCAAAAAAGGACCGAGTAAACAACTACAAGAAAAGTAAAAGGCCCAAGCACAATGAGAGCAGCAATCCAAGATATAACGGAAGATCCACACAAACTTAGGCCTCAAAGCAACAGAAAACAGAACATAAAAAACCCTAATCTCCAGCCACAAAGATCACATCGCCGCCACCGTCACATCCTCAAAGAAAGCCAAACTCCAAACCACGATAGTAAATACCATATCCAAGTCCCCTTCACAACCCcttacaaatatatacaaacaaagtaACATAAGGGAAGAGGGTGAGCCTAAGGGGTATGTAAAATACCCAACACGTGGCCTCGATGAAGATCCAACATGTTGGCTGGGGGAGGGGAAGTGATGGAGGGAAGTGAATCTGATATccaattttttatcaaagtcTGCCGATCCAAGCACATGGTGGGATGGGATGAAGTATCACAATTAAGGAGGAGGGAGGAAGGGAAGCAAAAGACAAAAAAgtagtaaaagcaagcaaggaTAAGAGGCAAGAAGCTCCGGATAGTTGAGACTCggctaaaaaaaaactaagattAAACTTAGAGGAGAACTGAGAAGCTCAGTTTACTTGTGGTGCAAGAATACAATCTTTACAGCATACAAACTTTCTATTGGTCTGAGTTAATAGTGACACGCTTATCAAGAACTAATTCATTTTAAAAGGGTCTAAGATCAAGACTTTCAAAGGCATACCAACAATTCCTGAAATGAGCATCCGCATCCCTCCaaatttatgatttttaaatgaaaatgtacGAATTTTTCAGTCGATTTTTTTTGTAGCAAGTACAAACCCCATGCTTCCACTCATGACGTTTTTATATTTACTTTTTGTTTAAGATGAGATTAATTAGCATGTTTCTGGCATCCAAAACATTGACAGccaaacaaaaataacaaagcGGCAAGATTTTCCACAACCatattagaaattaaaataaaagctAAGGATTTTGTCATTTGGTGGTAAAGAGCAACTCCATCCCTTAGGGGTGGCTTAGTGAACAGTAATCGTTGGAGGATTTTGCCGTCACTGCAATAAATTATCTGGGTAATtcacattaaaattttattttaaaaaaataataataacaaggaaaataaaaaaattaatattacttTATAAAAAGAATATTAATGTTCTGCCACCATTTCTTTCTGGAAtcatcactctcttcctctttttctccTCAATTCCTCTATCCTTcatttctcctcctcctccctcgACTTCGCGCTCACCGATGACAGGTCCTGATACACGAGGCTGTGTTCGACGACCGCAGCTCCTGCTACGTACGTCCCCCTCtccctctttttcttccttttcttcgtCCCTCCCTCCCTCGATTCGTCCATCCCTTCACTCGCTCCATCCTTCTTCTCTCTCGGTCCATTCCTCCACTTCATCTCCTGGAGTTGGACCCGAATGGCAAGGGAGACTTGGGTGTGATGGAGCAATTTTTGTTGGGATAGGAGGATTGAATCACCCAATTGCAAAAGGGATTTgttggggtggacttgctctaatacAAACACTTCATTCCATGACCATATATaatcacatatatatacacacatatgtatatgcatatgCTTATTTTATATTTGTCCAATTAAATGTCAGTAAATTAATATTCGACGATCCGGACTGACTTGTCtgtcatttgtttttaaattttaccaAATGAAGCTATTGATGTTTAATTTGGGATTTACACTGAGTTTGATCCAAGCTTATGAGTGTTGTTAATCTAGCCCTCATTGTTTTTTAAAGCGGATATATAAAGGCCTGTTTGGAATccaattcaaaaaatttcatcatttctcaaaacatttcttaagaatatCTCTtggaaacaaatttttttaagactcaaaaacttgtttggtatgagatttaaaaattttaaatcttaaaacttaaactagacaaaaagaTCAAAAGAGATGGGATCGCATGAGAGGGAGTGAGAAAGAAGAGTGGATTGGAGGAGatagaaagaagaagagagaggattGGAGGTgagacaaagaagaagaaaaggaaagaatgaggagtgaggaagaagaaaatagaTATAGATTCGGAGTGggaggggaggagagagagaaaataaaaaagtgagttttatgttaaaaactctaaaaactcagtTTTAATGTTTTAGAGAATaggttgtgtttttaagttagtcttgagttcagttttttaaaatagtcctacaaaacaaatttttaagGCCTAAATTTGAAAA harbors:
- the LOC126618182 gene encoding uncharacterized protein LOC126618182, which gives rise to MGSNPLGLKQGHSEFSKVPRKLGVLRWKFLDVRTRRSTSSKFGRSFRGVFRRIPGELGVEVVSGDLRGFRGSFRPNHGELGVVQGGDRRDALMCGARELLDELQVQESQRCGDYEEFDGVLTDWTKLGLTFGCINL